The following coding sequences are from one Salvia hispanica cultivar TCC Black 2014 chromosome 3, UniMelb_Shisp_WGS_1.0, whole genome shotgun sequence window:
- the LOC125211342 gene encoding GEM-like protein 5 produces the protein MDQKEGETKKWGTHIMGAPAAPAVHPDNQQAALWQAEEGPQPPYVVIAPVERSAADSPLDHVVNVFNSWSHRAEEIARNVWHNLKTGPSVSGAAWGKVNLTAKAITEGGFESLFKQIFETDADEKLKKTFACYLSTTTGPVAGTLYLSTARVAFCSDRPLSFRAPSGQETWAYYKVTIPLGHIHNVAPVVLKQNPPEKYIHLVTVDGHEFWFMGFVNFEKASHHLLDSVSDYQQHVPS, from the exons CCCGGACAACCAGCAGGCGGCGCTATGGCAGGCCGAGGAGGGCCCACAGCCGCCTTACGTTGTGATTGCGCCGGTGGAGAGGTCCGCCGCCGACAGCCCTCTCGATCATGTTGTCAACGTCTTCAATTCTTGGAGTCACAGAGCTGAGGAAATTGCTCGTAACGTCTGGCACAATT TAAAAACCGGGCCATCTGTATCCGGGGCTGCGTGGGGGAAGGTGAATCTAACCGCGAAGGCGATAACAGAAGGGGGATTTGAGTCTCTGTTCAAGCAGATATTCGAGACGGATGCGGATGAGAAGCTGAAGAAAACATTTGCCTGTTATCTTTCCACAACCACTGGCCCTGTTGCTGGGACCCTCTATCTGTCCACTGCCCGCGTGGCTTTCTGCAGCGATCGCCCTCTGTCCTTCCGGGCCCCCTCCGGGCAGGAGACGTGGGCCTACTACAAGGTCACGATCCCGCTGGGGCACATCCACAATGTCGCCCCTGTCGTCTTGAAGCAGAATCCACCCGAGAAGTATATACATCTGGTGACCGTGGACGGCCACGAGTTTTGGTTCATGGGGTTTGTCAACTTTGAGAAAGCGTCCCACCATCTGCTCGACAGCGTCTCGGATTACCAGCAGCACGTTCCCAGCTAG
- the LOC125212404 gene encoding uncharacterized protein LOC125212404 translates to MTSPIPNMATITASLERSLQNCSLNNQHTTSSSGGGGGGAAAAVDLNSEGSSLPFHWEQCLDLKTGELYYINWRTGMRATEDPRTAAAAEYVDDCSSEEEDSSSYDSDGSSLESSPCSSREQWSGKSNQENCYYDDEERNSNNNNSNNVLVVAGCKSCLMYYMVPKQLEICPKCCGQLLHFDRSENASS, encoded by the exons atgacaAGTCCAATTCCAAACATGGCTACTATCACAGCCTCTCTTGAGAGATCTCTGCAGAATTGCTCCTTGAACAACCAGCACACCACCTccagcagcggcggcggcggcggaggcgcggcggcggcggtggacTTGAATTCAGAAGGCTCATCCCTTCCTTTCCATTGGGAGCAATGCCTTGATTTAAAG ACTGGTGAACTATACTACATAAACTGGAGGACCGGCATGAGGGCCACGGAGGATCCCCGGACCGCAGCAGCAGCCGAGTACGTCGACGACTGCTCTTCCGAGGAGGAGGACAGCAGCTCGTACGACAGCGATGGGTCGTCGTTGGAATCGTCCCCATGCTCCTCAAGAGAGCAATGGAGTGGTAAAAGTAATCAAGAAAATTGTTActatgatgatgaagaaaggaatagcaacaacaacaatagtAATAATGTGTTGGTGGTTGCTGGTTGCAAGAGCTGCCTAATGTACTACATGGTGCCCAAACAGCTTGAAATTTGCCCCAAATGTTGTGGTCAACTTCTCCACTTTGATCGATCTGAAAATGCCTCTTCTTga